A stretch of the Fusarium musae strain F31 chromosome 2, whole genome shotgun sequence genome encodes the following:
- a CDS encoding hypothetical protein (EggNog:ENOG41~BUSCO:EOG09261EY9), whose protein sequence is MVMPAIERLMRFRFSDFQVNEIKEDGAVLHLQQVGLADEEAPAIGVKKEFNGESTAQETKTDEHAIDALRQPSSETTTRPESAPQPETVNDVSPEDATILEGLTDQRFSQELIGVYRSGHGADYEKKKSVTSEPMDDRAKRGQVHQEIRRIFKSRIDTNTTDEGAIVATLIPPRKANSKKRGRGGRGGGREEKPAGEYLHFTLFKENRDTMDAVNQIARFLKVKPQVIGYAGTKDRRASTVQRCSVRYMRPRNLAGINGRIWGVSTGDYDYKDKPVYLGQLLGNEFVIAIKSCQIVGESSDQPIAQRVKVLKKNVDSALNHMNEHGWINYFGHQRFGTHEVGTHQIGQLILGDKYEEAVMSLLHYDDKIAQRAEAGDIPDEPSKRDEYLRNQACMLFLTDKDVDRAIKLMPRRFSAENSIFRHLNRQGAQSRRDFIGSLVHITRGLRSMYLHAYQSYIWNHAASRRWELHGENVIAGDLIIAPTESVPLVSGQDQDGDDIINPVEDDEDAPVRARPLTAEEAISGNYTIFDVVLPTPGYDVVYPENDIGEFYKDFMSRDENGNLDPYKMRRMRREFSLPGRYRKIMNRFLATPSAEIRAYSDDAEQMHPTDLDNIKASKGPSRKRSHEDAESGSTVKKTKVENGTPASAEVEMTYVQAETADNGSAPEAAPASQEPTKVAVVVKFQLGRSAYATIALRELMGDPTEDTETVARDT, encoded by the exons ATGGTCATGCCAGCAATTGAGAGACTAATGCGATTCAGGTTCTCGGACTTTCAAGTCAATGAGATCAAGGAAGATGGGGCAGTCCTGCACCTACAACAAGTCGGCCtggcagatgaagaagcaccG GCGATTGGAGTGAAGAAAGAGTTTAACGGCGAGTCTACAGCCCAGGAAACGAAAACAGATGAGCATGCGATAGACGCCTTGAGGCAACCATCCAGCGAGACCACTACGAGACCCGAGTCGGCACCTCAGCCTGAGACGGTCAACGACGTCTCACCTGAGGATGCGACCATACTTGAGGGTCTGACTGATCAGCGGTTCTCTCAGGAGCTGATTGGAGTATATCGGTCTGGTCATGGCGCCGAttacgagaagaagaagtctgtTACATCGGAGCCCATGGACGACAGGGCAAAGCGTGGTCAAGTTCACCAAGAGATCCGGCGCATCTTTAAGTCTCGGATAGATACCAACACAACTGACGAAGGTGCTATTGTCGCAACTCTAATTCCCCCACGAAAAGCCAACAGCAAGAAGCGCGGCCGCGGTGGCCGGGGTGGTGGCCGTGAGGAAAAGCCTGCTGGTGAATACCTGCATTTTACTCTGTTCAAGGAGAACCGCGACACCATGGATGCCGTGAATCAGATTGCTCGTttcctcaaggtcaagcccCAGGTAATTGGATACGCTGGTACCAAAGACCGCAGAGCTTCTACAGTGCAACGATGCTCGGTGCGATACATGCGGCCACGAAACCTCGCCGGTATCAATGGGAGGATCTGGGGTGTTTCTACGGGAGATTACGACTACAAAGACAAGCCAGTTTATCTCGGACAGCTTCTCGGCAACGAGTTCGTGATTGCGATCAAGAGTTGTCAAATAGTTGGCGAGTCCAGCGACCAGCCCATTGCTCAGCGAGTGAAAGTACTGAAGAAGAACGTTGATTCGGCTCTGAATCATATGAATGAACACGGCTGGATTAACTATTTTGGTCACCAGCGCTTCGGAACTCACGAAGTCGGTACACACCAGATTGGGCAACTCATCCTCGGGGACAAGTACGAGGAGGCAGTCATGTCACTGCTCCATTACGATGATAAGATTGCACAGAGGGCTGAGGCGGGTGATATTCCTGACGAACCTTCCAAGAGAGACGAGTATTTGCGAAACCAGGCCTGCATGCTCTTCCTTACAGACAAAGATGTCGACCGAGCCATCAAGCTCATGCCTCGTCGATTTTCTGCCGAGAACAGCATTTTCAGACATCTGAACCGGCAGGGCGCTCAGTCTAGACGCGATTTCATTGGCTCTCTGGTTCACATCACTCGTGGCTTGCGCTCCATGTATCTTCATGCCTATCAGTCCTATATCTGGAACCACGCCGCCAGTCGTCGCTGGGAGCTTCACGGCGAGAATGTGATTGCAggcgatctcatcatcgctccGACGGAGAGTGTGCCTCTTGTCAGTGGCCAGGACCAAGACGGTGATGACATTATCAACCCTGtcgaagacgatgaagatgctccCGTTCGCGCTCGTCCTCTTACcgctgaagaagccatcagTGGTAATTACACCATTTTCGACGTTGTGCTGCCAACACCAGGCTACGATGTCGTATATCCCGAGAACGATATCGGGGAATTCTACAAGGACTTTATGAGTCGCGACGAGAATGGTAACCTTGACCCCTACAAAATGCGCCGTATGCGCCGCGAGTTCAGTCTGCCTGGCCGATACCGCAAAATCATGAACCGATTCCTTGCTACGCCCTCCGCTGAGATCCGCGCCTACTCAGATGATGCAGAGCAAATGCACCCAACTGACTTGGACAATATCAAGGCTTCGAAGGGCCCTAGCAGGAAGCGTTCTCATGAGGACGCTGAGTCCGGCTCAACAGTCAAGAAAACGAAGGTTGAAAATGGTACGCCCGCTTCTGCAGAGGTTGAGATGACATATGTCCAAGCAGAGACAGCAGACAATGGCTCTGCCCCTGAAGCGgctcctgcttctcaagaacccaCAAAGGTTGCGGTGGTAGTTAAGTTTCAACTTGGACGCAGTGCATACGCAACTATTGCGTTACGCGAGCTCATGGGTGACCCCACTGAGGATACCGAGACCGTTGCAAGGGACACTTGA
- the DBP8 gene encoding putative RNA helicase (EggNog:ENOG41): MVSPVDLECATAVSDDEILSGAASSSEESDYLDSATSRKRRRTTEVPQTEGNKIEDEDEVDDEVKRVLSTVKVPSRIKRAVQVDQEEAQTKALNTPKNSIQAPTDPNTTFSSLNVRPWLVQSLANMAIKRPTGIQKGCIPEILKGRDCIGGSRTGSGKTVAFAVPILQKWSEDPTAIFAIVLTPTRELALQIFEQFKAISSPQSLKAILVTGGSDMRTQAIEIGKRPHVIIATPGRLADHIRTSGEDTICGLRRVRYVVLDEADRLLNANGPGSMLPDVEECLSVLPPATERQTLLFTATITPEVRALKDMPIKPGKQPVFVCEVDTQTLAIPTTLKQMYLKTPVTHKEHYLHVFLLTEANVDKTVILFCNRTSTADYLHHLLRMLDHRVTSLHSKLPQRQRIDNLARFRASAARILVATDVAARGLDIPEVSLVINYDLPRDPDDYIHRVGRTARAGRKGEAVSFVGQRDVELALTIEKRVGRDMESWEEEGVNLETRVVRDALKIVSEKKREALLEVEEGREVGGKRKRTKQKLRAE, encoded by the coding sequence ATGGTGTCGCCTGTCGATCTCGAATGTGCGACTGCTGTGTCAGACGACGAAATCTTGTCTGGTGCCGCTTCATCCTCTGAAGAATCTGACTACCTCGACAGCGCCACATCTCGAAAACGCCGGAGGACAACAGAAGTGCCCCAGACTGAAGGTAACAAgatcgaagacgaggatgaggtaGACGACGAGGTGAAAAGAGTTCTCTCTACTGTCAAGGTCCCGTCTCGAATCAAGCGAGCCGTTCAAGTCGACCAGGAGGAGGCTCAAACTAAAGCCTTGAACACACCCAAGAACTCGATTCAGGCTCCTACCGACCCAAATACCACCTTTTCTTCCCTCAACGTGCGACCATGGCTGGTACAGTCACTAGCAAATATGGCTATCAAACGGCCGACGGGGATTCAAAAGGGCTGTATTCCCGAGATCTTGAAAGGCAGGGATTGTATTGGCGGCAGTCGAACAGGTTCCGGTAAAACAGTAGCATTCGCTGTGCCTATCTTGCAGAAATGGTCAGAGGATCCTACTGCCATCTTTGCTATCGTCTTAACACCAACAAGAGAACTAGCGCTGCAGATTTTTGAGCAGTTCAAAGccatctcttctcctcagagCCTCAAGGCGATCTTGGTGACAGGAGGCTCAGATATGCGCACACAGGCCATTGAGATCGGAAAGCGGCCGCATGTGATAATTGCAACCCCTGGTCGTCTGGCGGATCATATTCGAACTTCCGGAGAGGATACCATTTGCGGATTGAGGAGAGTTCGATACgtggttcttgatgaagctgatcgCCTTCTCAACGCCAATGGGCCTGGCAGTATGCTTCCTGACGTGGAAGAGTGCCTCTCTGTTCTTCCCCCAGCTACCGAGAGACAGACGCTTCTGTTTACTGCTACTATTACTCCCGAAGTTCGAGCTCTCAAGGACATGCCAATCAAGCCTGGAAAGCAACCAGTATTCGTGTGTGAGGTTGACACGCAGACATTGGCTATACCTACAACGTTGAAACAGATGTACCTCAAGACACCCGTCACTCATAAGGAGCACTACCTCCACGTCTTTTTGCTCACCGAAGCAAATGTCGACAAAACTGTTATCCTATTCTGCAACCGAACCTCGACCGCCGACTACCTTCACCACCTTCTTCGAATGCTTGATCATCGAGTGACCTCTCTGCACTCTAAGCTTCCTCAAAGACAGCGAATCGACAACTTGGCTCGATTCCGCGCTTCAGCGGCACGTATCCTTGTAGCAACCGACGTTGCCGCTCGTGGTTTGGATATTCCTGAAGTCAGCCTTGTTATCAACTACGATCTCCCACGCGACCCCGATGACTACATCCATCGGGTCGGTCGTACAGCCCGCGCGGGTCGTAAAGGTGAGGCGGTCAGCTTTGTGGGTCAGCGTGACGTTGAACTGGCCCTTACAATCGAGAAGCGTGTCGGTCGTGATATGGAATCTTGGGAGGAAGAGGGCGTCAATCTCGAGACTCGTGTGGTTCGCGATGCCCTCAAGATCGTGTCTGAGAAGAAACGCGAGGCTTTATTGGAGGTAGAGGAAGGGAGGGAAGTCGGTGGCAAGCGAAAGCGCACAAAGCAAAAGTTGCGAGCGGAATAA
- the PIN4 gene encoding Peptidyl-prolyl cis-trans isomerase pin4 → MGKNDKKGADKGGKGKADKGKDAKDSGGKSKGAQSINVRHILCEKHAKKEEALTKLNDGLKFDEVAREYSEDKARQGGSLGWKTKGSLDPKFEEVAFALEPSTTACPKFVECKTEFGYHIIMVSSRPIAQVLIRD, encoded by the exons ATGGGCAAAAACGACAAGAAAGGTGCCGACAAGGGaggcaagggcaaggcagACAAGGGTAAAGATGCAAAAGACTCTGGCGGCAAATCTAAAGGTGCACAGAGCATCAACGTCCGTCACATTCTG TGCGAGAAAcacgccaagaaggaggaggctctGACAAAGTTGAACGACGGCCTCAAATTCGATGAGGTTGCAAGGGAGTACTCAGaagacaaggcaaggcaaggtggTTCACTGGGGTGGAAGACCAAGGGTAGCTTGGACCCCAAGTTTGAGGAGGTGGCTTTTGCTCTTGAGCCCAGCACGACCGCCTGTCCAAAATTTGTAGAGTGCAAGACCGAGTTTGGATATCATATCATCATGGTAAGCTCACGACCTATTGCACAAGTATTGATCCGAGATTAA
- a CDS encoding hypothetical protein (BUSCO:EOG092620V3), translating to MRLPPRRALAHDLSSGLKCRTYRLQRRQYATSLSPPPPPLSGYTSLTSRRLISVTGPDSAKFLQGIVTANVTTKDGNLRSDGFYAAFLTATGRVLYDVFIYPNHNTLGASAEEPGYLIEVDADQASTLAKHIKRYKLRAKLAVRLLENDEATVWHAWDDSNSANSSSIVKSANFPLQDPRAPGLGYRLLQLDQHPPQIDLEPSTQEAYTIRRYLNGIPEGQDEISREHALPQETNIDIMKGIDFHKGCYVGQELTIRTRHRGVVRKRILPCVIYEKEHAPPTTLQYHADDITSSLESVTADMIPRDTSIGRFEKRGRSAGKWLKGVGNIGLGLCRLEIMTDVTLPGDAASGAFNPEDEFVLDWGEEESRNRVKVKAFVPEWLREGLDAENQRNEK from the coding sequence ATGCGACTTCCCCCGAGGCGAGCCCTCGCTCACGATCTTTCTTCGGGCCTCAAATGCCGTACGTACCGGCTGCAACGGCGCCAATACGCGACTTCGCTTTCTCCTCCCCCACCGCCTCTTTCCGGATACACATCGTTGACTTCACGAAGGCTCATATCCGTCACCGGCCCAGACTCAGCAAAGTTTCTACAGGGAATTGTGACTGCCAACGTGACCACGAAAGACGGAAACCTGAGGAGTGATGGGTTCTATGCCGCTTTTTTGACCGCGACTGGCAGGGTACTTTACGATGTGTTTATCTACCCCAATCACAATACTTTGGGAGCATCGGCCGAGGAGCCAGGGTATCTGATTGAAGTTGATGCAGACCAAGCATCAACGCTCGCGAAACATATTAAGCGTTACAAGCTTAGAGCGAAGCTAGCTGTTCGCTTATTGGAAAATGATGAGGCAACAGTTTGGCATGCATGGGACGACTCAAATTCTGCGAACTCGAGCTCAATCGTCAAGTCGGCCAACTTTCCTCTCCAGGATCCAAGAGCCCCCGGTCTGGGGTATCGGCTACTGCAACTGGATCAGCACCCTCCCCAGATCGATCTCGAACCAAGCACCCAGGAAGCTTATACAATAAGGAGATACCTAAATGGTATTCCTGAAGGTCAAGATGAGATATCTCGAGAGCACGCTCTTCCTCAGGAAACGAACATCGATATTATGAAAGGAATCGATTTCCACAAAGGCTGCTATGTTGGTCAGGAACTTACCATCCGCACTAGACATCGTGGTGTAGTTCGCAAACGAATTCTGCCCTGTGTAATCTACGAAAAAGAGCATGCACCGCCAACAACACTTCAGTATCACGCAGACGACATAACGTCTTCTCTCGAGAGTGTGACAGCAGACATGATACCACGAGACACAAGCATCGGACGATTTGAGAAAAGAGGTCGAAGCGCCGGCAAGTGGCTTAAGGGTGTGGGAAACATTGGGCTCGGGCTGTGCCGCCTGGAGATCATGACCGATGTGACACTGCCGGGAGATGCGGCGTCGGGGGCTTTCAACCCCGAGGACGAGTTTGTCCTAGATTGGGGCGAGGAGGAAAGCCGCAATAGAGTAAAGGTCAAGGCTTTCGTGCCGGAGTGGTTGAGAGAAGGCCTCGATGCTGAGAATCAGAGAAATGAAAAGTAG
- the RPS12 gene encoding 40S ribosomal protein S12 (EggNog:ENOG41~BUSCO:EOG09265CN0), protein MLANVFSWQSDVEDNTPEVADVVEVSGDAPKGQMSILDALKGVLKLSLMHDGLARGLREASKALDRRQAHMCVLNENCEEEAYKKLVVALCNEHNIPLIQIPDGKQLGEWAGLCVLDREGNARKVVNCSCVVVKDWGEESQERSILLNYFQTEQ, encoded by the exons ATGTTGGCTAACGTTTTCTCGTGGCAGTCGGACGTAGAAGACAACACCCCCGAGGTCGccgatgttgttgaggttTCCGGCGATGCCCCCAAGGGCCAGATGTCCATTCTCGACGCTCTCAAGGGTGTCCTGAAGCTCTCTCTTATGCACGACGGTCTCGCTCGTGGTCTCCGTGAGGCTTCCAAGGCCCTCGATCGCCGACAGGCACACATGTGTGTCTTGAACGAGAACTGCGAGGAGGAGGCCtacaagaagcttgttgTCGCTCTCTGCAACGAGCACAACATCCCCTTGATCCAGATCCCCGACGGAAAGCAGCTCGGCGAGTGGGCCGGTCTCT GCGTTCTTGACCGTGAGGGTAACGCCCGCAAGGTCGTCAACTGCTCTTGCGTCGTCGTCAAGGACTGGGGTGAGGAGTCTCAGGAGCGATCTATCCTTCTCAACTATTTCCAGACTGAGCAGTAA